The genomic interval TGCGAAGCGCGCCGCGCCCTTTGGCCTCAGGATGATGGCCTACGATCCCTTCATCCAGGAAACGCTGATGTACGACCACGGCGTGCTCCCGGCGACGCTGAACGAGGTGCTGTCGCAATCGGATTTTGTCTCGATGCACGCCCCGGCGCGGCCCGAGGTGCATCACATGCTCACCGAGAAGCATTTCCGCCAGATGAAAAAAGGCTCGGTCTTCATCAACACCGGCCGCGGCGCCACCGTGGACGAGGAAAGCCTGATCAAGGCGCTGCAGGAGGGTTGGATCGCACATGCCGCGCTGGACGTGCTGGAGAAAGAGCCGCCGTCGCACAACAATCCCCTGCTCGGCATGGAGAACGTGACGCTGACCGCCCATGTCGCCTCTGCCTCGGCACGGTTCGACGAGGCGCGCAAGCGCCGCGTGGGCTACGAATTGTCACTGGTGCTCCAGGGGATGTGGCCGGTAAGCTGCGTCAATCCGTCGGTGCTGCAAAACACCGCGCTCCGCCGCTGGCAGCCCGTCAGCATGGACCGCGGCCCGAACAGCTGAGCGGGCAAAAAGCGGCTTCGAAGCAAACGGAGAGACGAGACTCGTCCGAACCAGAGAGACCCTTCACCGGCGATCAACGCCGGGAAGGCGAAAAAACCTAGGGAGAGACTGATGAGGAACGACTTCACACGTCGCGATGCCTTGGCGCTGGGCCTGTCCGCAGCTGCGCTCGCCGCAACCGGAGCGCCTGCAAACGCGCAATCCGCAATCAAGGCCGCCGACGTACCGGCGCCCAAATGGGCGATCGAGAAGGGCGCATCGCTGAAGATGCTGCGTCCGGTCCGCTTCGTCCAGGCCGACGAAGACGTGTTCCGCGCCAACGCGGCCAAGTTCAGCAAGGAGACCGGCGTCGAGGTCAAGGTCGACTTCGTCGGCTGGGAGGACATCAACCAGCAGACCGCGGTGACCTCGAACTCCGGCGCAGGCCCCGACATCATCATGGGCTTCTCCGACGCCCCGCACATCTATGTCGACAAGCTGATCGATCTCAGCGACCTCGCCGACTATCTCGGCAAGCGCTACGGCGGCTGGCAGAACCTCGCAAAAGCCTACGGCAAGAAGGCCAAGAGCGACACCTGGATCGGGCTCCCGTTCGGCGCCACCGCCGGCCCCCTGATCTATCGCAAGTCGATCCTGAAATCCGTCGGCTTCGACAAGGCGCCGGAAGATGCGCCCGGGTTCCTCGACCTCTGCAAGAAGCTGCAAAAGGCCGGCAAGCCCGCCGGCTTTGCGCTGGGCAATGCCGTCGGCGACGGCAACGGCTTTGCGGACTGGATGATGTGGTCGCACAACGCCTCGCTGCTGGATGAGGAAGGCAACGTCACCATCAACAGCAAGGAGACCATCGCGGCGCTGAACTTTGTGAAGGAGCTCTATCCGACCTTCATCGCCGGCACGCCATCCTGGAACGACGTGAGCAACAACCGCGCCTATTCCTCGCAGGAAATCGGGCTGACTGCGAACGGCGTCTCGCTGTATTTCTCGCTGAAGAACGATCCGGCGACCGCCGCGATCGCCGAAGACAGTGAACATCAGCTCCTGCCGAAATTCTTTGCGCCGATCTCGCCGATGTCGGGCCTGACGCTGAACGCCATGGTGTTCAAGCACAGTCAGTATCCGAACGCCGCGAAGGCGTTCCTGCAGTTCATGATGGAGAAGGATCAGTACGAGCCGTGGCTGAACGCCAACAGCGGCTACTGGTCGCAGCCGCTCGCGGCCTATGCCGACTCGGCGGTGTGGAAGGGCGACCCCAAGGTCGCGATCTTCAAGAACACCATGAACAGCACCTACTACGCCGGCTACAAGGGTCCGATCTCGACCGCAACCGGTGCGGTTCGCGCCGACTATGTGACGGTGCAGATGTTCGCGTCCGTTGCGACCGGCGCTGCCACGCCGGAGGCTGCGGCCGCGGAGGCCGAGCAACGCTGCAAGCGGTACTTCCGGCGGCAGGCAGCGAAGTAACGCCTGAACGAAACGAACGTCATTGCGAGGAGCGAAGCGACGAAGCAATCCAGACTGTCTCCGCGGAAACATCCCTGGATTGCTTCGCTTCGCTCGCAATGACGACGCGGCCTACTCTTAAAGGACACACGCACGATGTCCGTGACCACGCTCACCTCCCCCGCCCTGGCGGTCCGGCAACCGGGCTGGATCGTGCGGCTGTTCGACTACAAGCCGTTCCTGATCGTGATGTGCCTTGCGCCCGCGATCGGCCTTTTGGCGGTGTTCCTCACCTATCCGCTCGGGCTCGGCGTCTGGCTCGCCTTCACCGACACCACGATCGGCCAGCGCGGCGTCTTCATCGGCTTTGAGAACTTCCAGTACCTGGTCAAGGATCCCTTGTGGTGGAACGCGGTGTTCTACAGCGTGGTCTACACGGGTATCGCGACCTTCGGGAAGTTTGCGCTCGGCTTCTGGCTGGCGCTGCTGCTCAACAACCATTTTCCGTTCAAGAGCCTGCTCCGCGCCATCGTGCTGCTGCCCTGGATCGTGCCGACGGTGCTGTCGGCGCTGGCGTTCTGGTGGATCTACGATCCGCAGTTCTCGATCATCTCCTATCTGCTGGTCGACGTGCTGCACTGGCGCTCTACCAATGTCGACTTCCTCGGTACGCCCTGGCCGGCACGGTTCTCGCTGATCGCCGCCAACATCTGGCGCGGCATCCCCTTTGTCGCAATCTCGCTGCTCGCGGGGCTACAGACCATCTCGCCCTCGCTCTACGAGGCCGCGATGCTCG from Bradyrhizobium arachidis carries:
- a CDS encoding carbohydrate ABC transporter permease codes for the protein MSVTTLTSPALAVRQPGWIVRLFDYKPFLIVMCLAPAIGLLAVFLTYPLGLGVWLAFTDTTIGQRGVFIGFENFQYLVKDPLWWNAVFYSVVYTGIATFGKFALGFWLALLLNNHFPFKSLLRAIVLLPWIVPTVLSALAFWWIYDPQFSIISYLLVDVLHWRSTNVDFLGTPWPARFSLIAANIWRGIPFVAISLLAGLQTISPSLYEAAMLDGASAWQRFRYITFPMMMPILAIVMTFSIIFTFTDFQLVYAITRGGPVNSTHLLATLAFQRGIAGGELGEGAAIAVSMIPFLVFATLFSYFGLARRKWQQGEAND
- a CDS encoding ABC transporter substrate-binding protein, coding for MRNDFTRRDALALGLSAAALAATGAPANAQSAIKAADVPAPKWAIEKGASLKMLRPVRFVQADEDVFRANAAKFSKETGVEVKVDFVGWEDINQQTAVTSNSGAGPDIIMGFSDAPHIYVDKLIDLSDLADYLGKRYGGWQNLAKAYGKKAKSDTWIGLPFGATAGPLIYRKSILKSVGFDKAPEDAPGFLDLCKKLQKAGKPAGFALGNAVGDGNGFADWMMWSHNASLLDEEGNVTINSKETIAALNFVKELYPTFIAGTPSWNDVSNNRAYSSQEIGLTANGVSLYFSLKNDPATAAIAEDSEHQLLPKFFAPISPMSGLTLNAMVFKHSQYPNAAKAFLQFMMEKDQYEPWLNANSGYWSQPLAAYADSAVWKGDPKVAIFKNTMNSTYYAGYKGPISTATGAVRADYVTVQMFASVATGAATPEAAAAEAEQRCKRYFRRQAAK
- a CDS encoding C-terminal binding protein, encoding MPKYRVLTPKGASFTVAGSDYSYEREALDPIEAEIIEAPANEAEFIAAARTADAIYAKGMPISKTVIDALETCKVITLGSVGVDSVDVKAATARGIPVTNIPDTFIEEVADHAMMLLLAGFRRLVEQDRMVRTGRWAEGRPALLKIPRLMGQTLGFISFGRVARAVAKRAAPFGLRMMAYDPFIQETLMYDHGVLPATLNEVLSQSDFVSMHAPARPEVHHMLTEKHFRQMKKGSVFINTGRGATVDEESLIKALQEGWIAHAALDVLEKEPPSHNNPLLGMENVTLTAHVASASARFDEARKRRVGYELSLVLQGMWPVSCVNPSVLQNTALRRWQPVSMDRGPNS